The DNA region CGACGCCGGCGCAGCAGCCGTGCGCAAGTGCCAGTCTTGTCACACTTTTGGCGAGGGCGAGCCGCACAAGCAGGGGCCAAACCTCTATGGAGTGGTTGGCCGCTTGGAGGGTTCGGCTGAAGGCTATTCCTATTCAGAGGCGCTTCTGGCCCACAACGCCGCCGGCGATATCTGGAGCTATGAGAACCTCAACGCCTTCCTGATCCGCCCGACCGATTATGCGCCCGGTACCAAGATGAACTTCGCCGGTATCCGTACCCCCGAAGAGCGCGCCGACATCCTGGCCTATCTCCAGACACTCGCGACCGATCCGGTACCGTTCCCCGATCCCGAAGTGGCTGCCGCTACGCCGGCGGACGGTGCGGAAGACGCAGACGCTATCCCGACCGAAAGCGATGAACTGCAAGTGGTCGACCCGGCCGACCCGACCAACCCTGCAATCACGGCGCCCGAAAACGTGACGGTTCCCGTGTCGCCCGAGGGTGGTTTGGATACGCCGACCGAAACCCGCACGGAGACACCGGTCGTGGGCACGCCTACTACGAGCGGCACCCCGGCCGTCACCGAACTCCCAGGAAACGACGTCAACCGCCCTGAAAACGCGGTGGCGCCGATGGAGCCGGTCAATCCGGCTACCCCTCCCGCGGCTCAGTAAATAGAGCAATGCCTATCCAGGCCGCACCCCACCGGGTGCGGCTTTTTCTTTGAGGGGGACCCCTGACCATGCTTTTGCTGCACCTCTCCGATGTCGATGAAGCAAGCTGGGCGGACAAGCTCGCGGCGGCGCTGGCGCCCTATCCCGTCGTGCGTCGGGGCGACGCGTTCGATCCGGCAGAGGTGCACTATGTCTTTGTGTGGAAGCCCAAGCCCGAAGCCTTCGATGGGCTGACAGGGCTCAAGGCTATCCTGTCGCTGGGCGCGGGCGTCGATGCCCTCCTCAAGCACCCCAAGTTGCCGGACGTACCGATGGTACGGTTCGTCGATACTGATCTCAGTCAGCGCATGAGCGACTATGTGGTGGCGCAGGTGACCATGCATCACCGCCTCTACACCCGTTTCCGTGCCGATCAGAAGGCACGCCGATGGAGCCAGCTTTATCCGCCAGCCGCCTCGGAAACCAGCGTGGGCATAATGGGCATGGGCGTGCTTGGCCAGGATGCCGCCAAGCGCCTCTTACCCTTGGGATTTACCCTGCGCAGCTGGAGCCGCACACCCAAGTCGCTCGAAGGCGTGGAGGGCTTTGCGGGAGACGCCCAGTTCGACGCCTTTCTGCGTGGCACCGACATATTGGTGAACTTGCTGCCGCTGACGCCCGAAACCACGGGCGTTCTCAACTACGAGACCTTCGGCAAGCTCCGCCGGAAGCTCGATGGTGGGCCGGTGATCGTCAATGCGGCACGAGGCGGTCACCAGAAGGAAGCCGATATCGTTCGCGCGCTGGAGGATGGCACGCTGGGAGCGGCCAGTCTCGACGTGTTCGAAACCGAGCCACTGCCCCAGGACAGCCCGCTCTGGGACATCGAGAACTGCTATATCACGCCACATATTGCCGCCATCTCCGACGAGAAGAGCGGGGTGTCCTACTATGCTGGCATCATCCGCGACCATGAAGCGGGCAAGCCGCTGCCCAATGTGGTGGATCGCCAGCGCGGCTACTAACTACGCCGCAGGATAGCGCTGCTTGAGGACGCCGTAGACGGCGCGGATGCCCTGATCGGTACCGCCTTGCGAGCGGGCGAGCCGCGCTTCGGGCGCCCAGCCGAAAATGTCGAGGTGCACCCAGGCGGCGGCATTATCAACAAAGCGCCGGAGGAACAGCGCGGCCGTGACCGAGCCGGCAAAGCCGCCCGTACCGGCATTGTTCACATCGGCGACCTTGGAACTCATCATCGCGTCATAGGGCGACCAGAGCGGCATCTGCCAGAGCGGATCATCGCTGGCGGTCCCCGCCGCCATTAGGGCGCGGGCGAGTTCATCGTCGGTGGAATAAAGCGGCGGCAGTTCGGGGCCGAGCGCCACGCGGGCGGCGCCGGTGAGCGTCGCCATGTCGAGCAGCAATGCGGGGCTTTCCTCGTCGGCCAGCGCCAAGGCGTCGGCGAGAATGAGCCGGCCTTCAGCGTCGGTATTGCCGATCTCCACCGTCAGGCCTTTGCGGGATGTGAGCACGTCGCTCGGGCGGAAGGAGGTGCCCGAGATGGCGTTCTCCACCACCGGGATCAGCACCCGCAGCCGCAGCCGCAGCTTGGCCGAGACGATGGCGTGGGCGAGGCCTAGCACATTGGCGGCGCCCCCCATGTCCTTTTTCATCAGCAGCATGCCCGAGGCCGGCTTGATATCGAGGCCACCGGTGTCGAAGGTCACGCCCTTGCCCACCAGCGTCACCTTAGGATCGTCGGGATTGCCCCAGGTGAGATCAAGCAGGCGCGGCGCTTGCGCACTGGCCCTGCCCACGGCGTGGATCATCGGAAAGCCCGCGGCAAGGAGGTCGTCGCCCACAATCGCGCGGCACTCCATGCCACGATCTGCCGCGAAGCTGCGGATTGTTTGGTCGAGAGCATCGGGGCCGAGATCGTTGGCCGGGGTGTTGATGAGGTCGCGCGCCAAGGCGGCGCCGCTCACGAGGCGATCGACTTCGTCCGCGTCGGCCCCGGCGGGCAAATCGAGCACTGGCGCGGGCTTGCCCGCGCGATAACGGTCGAACCGGTAGGCGCCGAGGCGGAAGCCGAGCGCTGCCAGCGTTGGATCGCCAGATGCGCCTTGGAAGTGGAATTGCCCGGGACCAATGACGGCGCCGGCCTGCGCCGCAACCAGTGGCGGACGGTCTGCCACCGGACCGGTGCCAAATAGGTGCCCGGCCAATCCGCCCTGCGGATCAGGCAGGGCGAGGAGGCGCCCGCGCTGCCCCGTAAAGCCATTGGCATCGGCCCAGGCGCGATGCGCGGCGGAAAGGTTGGCTGCGGCAAGCGCGCCCTCTTCCACGAAGATGATGGGCAGGGAGGTGGCGCTGGACATGAAGAGCTCCGCTTTTGATCGTCTCCTTCTAGCGAGCACAAGAGAGGGGAGCAACCTTGGCGAACCCAGCCTTAACCGCCCGTTAGGGTTAATGATTTATTGAGAGAAGCAACTGGGCTGACCGCCCGAGGAGTTGCCAGAGTGATCGCGCCCGTCCCCTTTGCCAAGTCAATGCGCGCGCTGCTGTTCGCGAGCGTCGCGGCAGTGGCAATGACTGCCTGCGCCAGCAATCGCACCAGCATCCCCTCCCCTGATTATTCCGGAATGCCGATGGCAGAGAGCCATCAGAACCTCGCCGAACTGGGTGCACGCTACAAGCAGCACCCCAAGGACAAAGCCGCCATCATCCACTATGCGGCAGCTTTGCGTGCTGTGGGCCAAAGCAGCCAGGCGGTGGCGGTGCTCGAAGCCGGCATGGCCTACCACCCCACGGACGCCGAAGTGCGGGTCGCCTATGCCAAAGCTTTGACCGCGGCGGGTCGGCTGGAGCAGTCGCTCCAGGTGATCGACAATACCATCCGCTCCGACATACCCGACTGGAATGCGCTCCTGGTCAAAGGCGCGACGCTAGACCAGATGGGCCGCAATCAGGAAGCCCGGATGCTCTACCAGCAAGCATTGACCATTGCCCCCGGCGAAGCCTCGATCGCCGCCAATCTCGGCCTCTCCTACGCGATGAGCAATGATCTCGCACAAGCCGAGCAACACCTGCGTCAGGCAGTGCAGATGCGCGGTGCCAATAGCCGCCATCGGCAGAATCTGGCACTGGTCGTGGGGCTGCAAGGGCGCTTCGAGGAGTGCCGGGCGCTCTATGCCGCCGAACTGCCGCCCGAGCAGGTTGAAAACAACATGAACTATGTACGGGCTTTGCTGACCCAGCAGAATCGCTGGGAGGTGATCGCGCAGGGCTAGGAGCAGGCATGCGATCTTCACGCTTTGTTAAAGCGATGGGATAAGCCTGGGCGGCATGAAGATCGGCAGGAAACCGCTCACTCCATACCAGCAGATGCAGGTCGCCAGCCATAAGCGCAAGCAGGCGGCCCAAAAGGCCATGGACAATTCGCAGATGACGCGAAACGTCTTGGCGTCCACCTTCAACGACAAACTCAACGGACAGGTGAAGCTGGTCGAGCAGATCCTGCGCTCACGCTCAGGCATCAACAAGAAGGTCTAGGCGCCGTTAGCCGCCCAGGCCCGGCGTGGCGAAGACCTTGATCATGGCCGGCGCCATGATGACGATGAAGAGCACCGGCAGGAAGAACAGGATCAGCGGCACGGTCAGCTTGGGCGGCAGCGATGCCGCCTTCTTTTCGGCGTCCATCATGCGCATCTCGCGACCTTCTTCAGCCATGACTCGCAGCGCCTGCCCGACAGAGGTGCCGTAGCGATCGGCCTGGATCAGCGCCGTCATCACCGATTTGACGCCATCAAGGCCCGTCCGGCGCCCGAGATTTTCGTAAGCTCGGCCACGATCTTCGAGGAAGGACAATTCGGCCGTGGTGAGGGTCAGTTCTTCGGCTAGCTCGGCGCTCTGCTGTCCGATCTCTTTGCCGACACGTTTGAAGGCGTGCTCCATGGACATGCCCGCCTCGACGCAGAGCAGCAGCAGATCGAGACAATCGGGCCAGGCGCGCTTGATCGAGACCTGCCGTTTGGTCGTGGTGTTCTTGAGCAGCAGCACGGGAACATAAGAGCCGACCAGGCCTGCACCGATGGCGTAGACGAGATTGAGATAGAGTGGCCGGTCACCGGGCACGAGGAAGACGAGGTAGGCGACGGCAGCTACCAGAATGGCAATCGGAGTCACGAAGCGCTGGAAGAGAAAAGTCGTTAGGTGGCCCTGCCCGCGATAGCCCGCCATAGCGAGTTTTTCGACCGTGGCGTCGTCCATGAACGCCTTCTTGAGGTCCAGCCGCTCCACCACCCGCTTTACATAGGCCTTGGGCTCGGCCGTGCGCCGAACCGACCGTCCGTCAACAGCTGCCGCGGAGCCCCGTAGGCGAGCCATCTCCTCGGCCCGCATCTTCTCACGTTCGAGAGCCACCCGCTTGATGCGGTCCCGCATCTCGGACTTGACGATGAAGCTCGAGCCGAAGGTGAAGACCACCGCGCCCGCCGAGATCGCAGCTAGAACCGCGATCAGGAAGTCGCGCTGGGTGAGAAGCTCGACAATGTTCATGCCCGGGCGCCTCTCATCATCAGTAGTCGAACTTGACCATGCGGTTCATGACGAACACGCCCATAGCTAGCATGCAGACGCCAACCCCGAGCCAAATATTGCCCAGGCTGGTGGCGAAAAGCGGCTGAAGGTAGCTCGGGCTGACGAGGCTCACCAGAGTGGCGACGACAAAGGGCAGCGAGCCGATGATGCCAGCGGAAGCCTTGGCCTCTGATGAAAGCGCCTTGACCTTCTGCTTCATCTTCTTGCGGTTGCGCAGCACGCGCGCCAAATTGCCCAGTGCCTCGGACAGATTGCCACCCGCCTGCTGCTGGACCGAGATCACGACCACAAAGAAGTTCACCTCCGGCAGGGGAACCCGATCGAGCAGAACCTGCACGGCCTCGGTCATCGACATGCCGAAAGCCTGCTGGTCGAGCACCCGGCCGAACTCTGACTTTACCGGCTCTTTGGCGTCCTTGGCCACGACGCGAATGGAGTCGTTGAGGGGGAGGCCGGTCTTGACGCCGCGCACGATGGCTTCCACAGCATTGGGCAGTTCGTCCAGGAAACGATCCTGGTAGATGCGGCGCTTGCGGCTGACATACATGCGCGGCAACAGGTAGGCTGCCGCGACGGCGAAGATGGCGGCGAAGTAGAACGGGACCTGCACCACCACCAGAACGACGAACGCTACCGCACCAAAGATCACGCTGTTGCGAATAAAGGTTGCCCGCGACACGGTCATCCCGGCCTGAAACAGCAATTGGGAGAGGTTGACGCGCTTCTTGGCGTTGAGGGCATCGCTTTGCTGCTTGAGAGCTTGCTG from Devosia sp. RR2S18 includes:
- a CDS encoding c-type cytochrome, translating into MDSFELNKIMGAVLGTLLFVMGAGFVAEAIYHPIENRGPGYNLPEPEAITGDGGVAEVAEEVPLGLLLASADVDAGAAAVRKCQSCHTFGEGEPHKQGPNLYGVVGRLEGSAEGYSYSEALLAHNAAGDIWSYENLNAFLIRPTDYAPGTKMNFAGIRTPEERADILAYLQTLATDPVPFPDPEVAAATPADGAEDADAIPTESDELQVVDPADPTNPAITAPENVTVPVSPEGGLDTPTETRTETPVVGTPTTSGTPAVTELPGNDVNRPENAVAPMEPVNPATPPAAQ
- a CDS encoding 2-hydroxyacid dehydrogenase: MLLLHLSDVDEASWADKLAAALAPYPVVRRGDAFDPAEVHYVFVWKPKPEAFDGLTGLKAILSLGAGVDALLKHPKLPDVPMVRFVDTDLSQRMSDYVVAQVTMHHRLYTRFRADQKARRWSQLYPPAASETSVGIMGMGVLGQDAAKRLLPLGFTLRSWSRTPKSLEGVEGFAGDAQFDAFLRGTDILVNLLPLTPETTGVLNYETFGKLRRKLDGGPVIVNAARGGHQKEADIVRALEDGTLGAASLDVFETEPLPQDSPLWDIENCYITPHIAAISDEKSGVSYYAGIIRDHEAGKPLPNVVDRQRGY
- a CDS encoding leucyl aminopeptidase family protein, coding for MSSATSLPIIFVEEGALAAANLSAAHRAWADANGFTGQRGRLLALPDPQGGLAGHLFGTGPVADRPPLVAAQAGAVIGPGQFHFQGASGDPTLAALGFRLGAYRFDRYRAGKPAPVLDLPAGADADEVDRLVSGAALARDLINTPANDLGPDALDQTIRSFAADRGMECRAIVGDDLLAAGFPMIHAVGRASAQAPRLLDLTWGNPDDPKVTLVGKGVTFDTGGLDIKPASGMLLMKKDMGGAANVLGLAHAIVSAKLRLRLRVLIPVVENAISGTSFRPSDVLTSRKGLTVEIGNTDAEGRLILADALALADEESPALLLDMATLTGAARVALGPELPPLYSTDDELARALMAAGTASDDPLWQMPLWSPYDAMMSSKVADVNNAGTGGFAGSVTAALFLRRFVDNAAAWVHLDIFGWAPEARLARSQGGTDQGIRAVYGVLKQRYPAA
- a CDS encoding tetratricopeptide repeat protein; amino-acid sequence: MIAPVPFAKSMRALLFASVAAVAMTACASNRTSIPSPDYSGMPMAESHQNLAELGARYKQHPKDKAAIIHYAAALRAVGQSSQAVAVLEAGMAYHPTDAEVRVAYAKALTAAGRLEQSLQVIDNTIRSDIPDWNALLVKGATLDQMGRNQEARMLYQQALTIAPGEASIAANLGLSYAMSNDLAQAEQHLRQAVQMRGANSRHRQNLALVVGLQGRFEECRALYAAELPPEQVENNMNYVRALLTQQNRWEVIAQG
- a CDS encoding type II secretion system F family protein codes for the protein MNIVELLTQRDFLIAVLAAISAGAVVFTFGSSFIVKSEMRDRIKRVALEREKMRAEEMARLRGSAAAVDGRSVRRTAEPKAYVKRVVERLDLKKAFMDDATVEKLAMAGYRGQGHLTTFLFQRFVTPIAILVAAVAYLVFLVPGDRPLYLNLVYAIGAGLVGSYVPVLLLKNTTTKRQVSIKRAWPDCLDLLLLCVEAGMSMEHAFKRVGKEIGQQSAELAEELTLTTAELSFLEDRGRAYENLGRRTGLDGVKSVMTALIQADRYGTSVGQALRVMAEEGREMRMMDAEKKAASLPPKLTVPLILFFLPVLFIVIMAPAMIKVFATPGLGG
- a CDS encoding type II secretion system F family protein, with the translated sequence MTLILVALLAMVTVGAVGFALVPSALGGSGRAAKRRKALQGNVRVNRLENDAARTRDQRRKSVQQALKQQSDALNAKKRVNLSQLLFQAGMTVSRATFIRNSVIFGAVAFVVLVVVQVPFYFAAIFAVAAAYLLPRMYVSRKRRIYQDRFLDELPNAVEAIVRGVKTGLPLNDSIRVVAKDAKEPVKSEFGRVLDQQAFGMSMTEAVQVLLDRVPLPEVNFFVVVISVQQQAGGNLSEALGNLARVLRNRKKMKQKVKALSSEAKASAGIIGSLPFVVATLVSLVSPSYLQPLFATSLGNIWLGVGVCMLAMGVFVMNRMVKFDY